A part of Vibrio chagasii genomic DNA contains:
- a CDS encoding protelomerase family protein, which produces MMGNSEIVISSKGYIDNNVIEKRRGKTDVDEIIINLLDEVGEIEASDKTQSAKTMAITRAAKKVITALYGKRKQKGPNAVSLDSAAKALTKVRNAITATGAKHHSFDKSINSLRKKYPHCAYMVNEIDGYLVKETRERWNKLREKIRQVTRFEKELKAVSPDLKNYASVINHIAENFPSWEREILALKTLKTGERAAALEKLHSILEETREFYPALDQLKIDHEVMRHLRKDAFSTDNKSAESHASLIEKKEGTIQVDYPRMMQVLELLLGKSASHRWEALATAVALATGRRAIEVLAQGEFEKIDKHRLKFIGQAKKREGITGDEMEIYCLVDADIVIEALKRLRSFSNIAKLENLTAERHYKKNELINNRTAGPLNTFVRDLLEQFPITPERRMSEWVFKDTRALYAKTVFELFFKEDKRWAKKDENMFFQELLGHHDSKAQKHYMQFKIQNAGAKWEPMEVNSEKRRLDAMKAMRDNEWISARSTRLSLHDAVIQMIEDDPWRTFKPVDLRKDDKGGTRNYAMVKQYLEVVSDALKVDWSLDAILEGKAKQVEERAKPKPTKEETKPTKEAEAEVHEEPTETKEVKSEDKPKFSPPKRLDNGYWLVDMNYRGMDFDFTVSADNPMLAMHAAWAEYEFCSSLPKKPMVNTIKKDGWWIAQIKHRGTVVLEHMGPGKKTEYVNALLVDYNKRFAKYWQ; this is translated from the coding sequence ATGATGGGTAATAGTGAAATAGTGATTAGCTCCAAGGGTTATATTGACAATAACGTCATTGAAAAGCGTAGGGGGAAGACTGATGTAGATGAGATCATCATTAATCTTCTTGATGAAGTTGGTGAGATTGAGGCCAGTGATAAGACTCAAAGTGCAAAGACTATGGCTATAACGCGAGCAGCGAAAAAGGTTATCACAGCTCTTTATGGTAAGAGGAAGCAGAAAGGTCCAAACGCTGTATCTCTTGATAGCGCCGCTAAAGCACTAACTAAAGTTCGCAACGCTATTACCGCGACCGGAGCGAAACACCACAGCTTTGATAAGTCTATAAACTCACTGCGTAAAAAGTACCCTCATTGTGCCTATATGGTTAATGAAATTGACGGGTACCTGGTGAAAGAGACTCGCGAACGATGGAATAAATTACGCGAAAAAATCAGACAAGTTACCCGTTTTGAAAAAGAGTTGAAAGCTGTAAGTCCTGATCTCAAAAACTATGCCTCTGTCATTAATCACATTGCTGAAAACTTCCCATCATGGGAAAGAGAAATTTTGGCACTGAAAACTCTTAAAACTGGTGAACGGGCGGCGGCATTAGAAAAACTTCATTCCATTCTTGAGGAAACTCGCGAATTTTACCCTGCATTGGACCAACTAAAGATTGACCATGAAGTAATGCGTCACCTCCGTAAAGATGCGTTCTCTACCGATAATAAAAGCGCAGAGAGTCACGCGAGCCTTATTGAGAAAAAAGAAGGCACCATTCAAGTGGACTACCCTCGCATGATGCAGGTCTTAGAGCTGCTGCTGGGTAAATCAGCCTCACATCGTTGGGAAGCATTGGCTACTGCTGTTGCTCTTGCTACAGGTCGTCGCGCTATCGAGGTGTTAGCACAAGGTGAGTTTGAGAAAATAGACAAACATCGCCTCAAGTTCATCGGGCAAGCTAAGAAAAGAGAGGGTATTACGGGCGATGAAATGGAAATTTACTGCCTAGTGGATGCTGACATCGTTATTGAAGCACTCAAGCGACTAAGAAGCTTTTCAAACATTGCGAAGCTGGAGAACTTGACTGCTGAGAGGCACTACAAAAAAAATGAACTGATCAATAACAGGACAGCAGGCCCACTAAATACTTTCGTCAGAGACCTCTTAGAGCAATTCCCGATCACACCTGAAAGACGCATGAGCGAGTGGGTGTTTAAAGACACTCGTGCCCTCTATGCCAAGACTGTATTCGAACTTTTCTTTAAGGAAGATAAACGTTGGGCTAAAAAGGACGAGAACATGTTCTTCCAGGAGCTGCTAGGTCACCATGACAGCAAAGCTCAAAAGCACTATATGCAGTTTAAAATTCAAAATGCTGGTGCCAAGTGGGAACCGATGGAGGTCAACTCCGAGAAGCGACGTTTAGACGCAATGAAAGCGATGCGCGACAATGAGTGGATTAGCGCCCGTTCTACTCGACTGAGCCTACATGATGCAGTTATCCAAATGATTGAGGATGACCCATGGCGTACCTTTAAACCTGTAGATCTAAGGAAAGATGATAAGGGTGGTACCAGAAACTATGCCATGGTGAAACAGTACCTAGAAGTTGTCAGCGATGCACTAAAAGTCGACTGGTCACTTGATGCCATATTGGAAGGTAAAGCCAAACAGGTTGAAGAACGAGCTAAACCGAAACCAACCAAGGAAGAAACAAAGCCGACAAAAGAAGCCGAAGCAGAGGTCCACGAAGAACCAACCGAGACAAAAGAAGTTAAGTCAGAAGACAAACCAAAATTCTCGCCTCCTAAGCGTTTAGACAATGGCTATTGGCTAGTTGATATGAATTATCGCGGAATGGACTTTGACTTCACTGTTAGTGCTGACAATCCAATGCTGGCGATGCATGCTGCTTGGGCAGAGTATGAATTCTGTTCCAGCCTGCCAAAGAAACCAATGGTCAACACAATTAAAAAAGATGGCTGGTGGATTGCTCAGATTAAACACCGAGGTACTGTTGTTCTTGAACACATGGGACCAGGTAAAAAGACTGAGTATGTAAATGCACTGCTCGTTGATTACAACAAGCGATTTGCCAAATATTGGCAGTAA